A stretch of DNA from Aedes aegypti strain LVP_AGWG unplaced genomic scaffold, AaegL5.0 Primary Assembly AGWG_AaegL5_hic_scaff_759_PBJ_arrow, whole genome shotgun sequence:
AGAACGTCTTCTTCTTGGGCAAAGGTCGATACTGACACCCAGGAAGCTTCCTTCGGTTTAAAGCCATCACCACTGTCGTCGCTTTGATCCCACTGCGGTTTCAAACCGTTCAGGTGCCGAATGTACCCTTTCATGGCTAACTCTTTGGTCATATCCCCCAGTTCGTTCCATGCCGACCATTTGGCGCGCCCGGAAATATTGAAGATTCCGGGTTTCGATACATTACACTTCCCACTGGTGGCTTGCTTATAGAATCCGTAGAACTTCAGCAGGTCCTTCTGCTCGAACTGATCATGGCTTCGTTCGATAAATTTGGCCGCCCTCGCAAACTCCTCCCCCAGCACATCAATTTCGTCTTCCAAATCGGACATTTCGTGCACTAACAATTCTTCCTCTTCTACTCAAACAACTAAATTATAATCCCCTTAAGTCTAATGTTCGAACTTCCAACAATTCGCACTAATCCGACTGCTGGTAGAAAATCGGCGACTGCTCTAGCACATGCTTCTGCTTCTTGTCCAAATTTTCCAGCGCCGTTCGCTTCTGGAACGCCACGAAACCGTACCCCTTGGAAAGGCCGGTGCGCCGATCGAAGATGACCTGAGCCCAGCTGATTTTTCCGAACTGGCCGAAGTAGTTACGCAACTCCCGGTGTCCGACCGTCCAGGGCAGGTTTCCGACGAAGACTTTCAGCGAACGCGATGTGGCGGCAAGCTGCAGCAGCTCCAGAGGCCATGACCGAGGAAAAAGAGCTGGAATAGAAACTGTGATACAATTTCATCACACTTAATTGATGTTCAAATTACGTTGAAGAAGTAAAAATCAGCGAAATTCGCGAAAGAAAGCACACGCGATCACATTCGATTTGTGTTCACTCTGGAAGGCGGCGTGTTTTTTAtgcaaactttgtttttgacgttgAACGGGAGGGAGAGAGAGAAATACTGTCAAAAATGTACccttcagaaaaatatttgatgagaaaaatatcatcgtCTTCTTTACCGACCAAGCACAggtaaaaaaatatgcacgtgGGATCTTCAGGTTTTTTTTGGGTCATGCAACGTTAAAATCTAAGATCGGACAAATGGCTTCTTTAGTTGTTTCTTCTTTTCATCCATGAGACCAATTGTAAATTTTCCACCCCTGCGTGTTACGCTaaaacagtgttgccatttCTATGGAAGACGGTACACTATTTCATTAGCACTTTCGGCTCTTTCGATataaagggcccattcacaaatttcataacgctttaagcctgatttgcttgctgaacaggaatcgccaaaggaatttctcgctgattccttgcagaaatttctacagcgactcctgtttgaactgacatttcttttcaactgcgtactgcgatcagaaaaatgaacTTTCTTTATcgtttccttgcagaaatttcccatgcatcaagataggccgagaaattacttgtcagcagcgaatcaggctttaagctaggtatgctgtttcgctcaagaaaagtaaagaaattccttgattgagTGGGTCAAGatatttcctacagagagccccatttgaaatgacatttcttctcaaactgcgtactgcgatcagaaaaatgtgattttctggaccatttctgggaagaaattttccacgcatcgagataggcgattcctttttcttgtcagtagcaaaccagcctttagggggtgggtgggtgttctaACGTTGttgcggctcatacaaaaattatagaatatcaatacaaaaagcgtctcgagggggtgggtgggtgtccgaaATGGCAAatttaagcgttatgaaatatatgaaacaaGCCCAAATGATTATCCGGATGCGATTTACTGCTCCGTACACAATTAAAGGCTTTGCATTTCATTTCTTATACTTTCAAGCTGATTTCGCTTCAATATTTACTTTCATTCACATCAGTCGGCTAGTTGGCACGAACTTTTATGAACAACCTCAAATAATAACAACCTAACAAGGGGATGATAcgcaaattatgtcacgctaaattataactttttggaccccctccccccctttgtcacgtttttgtaGGTATGAGTTCCTCCGagatttttgtaaggcttgtcacgcttggcttgactaGACTAGAActagaaatcgcatgaaagttcacgttacaactcgtttatttatactaattacatcaaacccgcaaaacatcgtggataaactcgtcagtttgatgagtttACTCGCataaaaacacttcttttctgagttcatttatacattttgcttcgtctcttacactcgtacaaactaagttgcatcaatccgtagcagctgtcaaatcaacatttgttatcataagtttagtcgcataagatcacaggttggttcggtagaatatttatacactcgcattgtatgtatgttattattcatcacataatatatgcacgcatatcgcctccacttttgtacgtagaaggccttttcgcggcATCTTAATAAGTGAATtatgcacatataaagcctccaggtgatttcgttatacatacattttggttgtctgggcagtatccagaaggttgcgaaagccggaagggtacgctgggcagagcatgtttgcaagactaccggacaacaatcttgcaaagatggtgttcgcgtcaaatccggttggcacaagaaggcggggagcacagcaagcgaggtggcttgatcaggtgcaacaagatctggagaacgtgggccaaaatcgaagttggagagaaacagccatggaccgagtaaatttgcgtaacatcgttaacgagattttatcaaattaattgatgtaacaccaactaaataaataaataatgccCCACTGATTCCTGCATCCTGCGaagattcttttaaaaatttaccCAAACAATCCATATTTCATATtccataatattaaaaaaaatcaaaaatatgaaagctcttggcgatgatggaattttctacattctcatcaagaaacttccagaaagtagcttatcattttagttgatatatttaacaaatgtttcaattagcatactttcctgacaaatggaaaaatgctaaggttgttccaattttaaaaccagacaaaaatcctgcagaagcttctagctatcgtccaatcagtttactgtcctccatcagtaaactttttgaaaaggttattttgaacagaatgatggcccacatcaacgaaaattcaatcacatggacattcgatcactcatcaacttttacgtgtaataaatttgatccgttccaacaaatctgaaggctgttctactggtcttgcgcTTCTGGAGAAAAAGCACTCGACAGTGTTGGCATAAAggccaacaaaaataataaataataattttccaacatacattgtttaaataattcatagtgaactgtcaaatcgtacacttcaggttaattatccgaactccaagtctgaaagacttcctttaagagctggtgttgtgggaccaatattataaaatattttcacatctgacttacctgagttacctcagggatgtcaaaaatccttgtttgcggatgacacaggcctctccgccaaatgaCGAAGCCTgtatgtcatctgtagtcgattgcaaaaaaagtttgaatatttttcttcatactttcaaaaatggaagatttctcctaatgcttctaaaacttaacttataatattcccatataaaccaaaagctctttatttgaaaccttcaagtagacatgttgtcacgatgagaggggttccaacgaattggtcagatgaagttgagTATCTAGGGCTAatgctagaaaaaaaatttaattttcaaaaatcacattgaggttgAATCCCAAATgtcacaaatatataaaatgtctatgtccacttattaacaacaaaaatggaaactttgtcttaagaacaagcttttgatctcatacaaattttcaggccagccatgttgcatgttgtaccaatatggatCAGCAATTGTattaccaggaagaaagctctgcagaggattcaatatgaaattttgaaaatgattctgaagcttcctccttggtatagtactaatcaATACAGTACCAGGAAAACGGCATaactgacaaatgtaaacaaactgagttttattcatctaacagtttatttgataaattttaatcatataatgcacatctgttccttaaaaataacttttttcacgaaataagtaagaaaaacataaaggcgcatttgatattctctttcgattcgaactctgatgtcaatttcgccTATCTTCTCTCCCTGCGGTAACCGGGCGCATTTGAGATTGAGTGTGGAAGCAGGGCGCATTTCAAACTGAGTGTGCAGAAGGGCGATAGTGATAAAGGTTCGTGTGAGAGAGCGTAGCAGaacggcgaagctgatgatAGTCAAACCAGAAGGATGAGGTCAAAAGGCGCAATCGCTGTTGTCAAACTGAAGAAGACGAAAAACCGAGGGGCGACACAGCTCAAATATTTGGTGAATGGCGcatgatagatttttaattattttaacatgttt
This window harbors:
- the LOC110681364 gene encoding acyl-CoA-binding domain-containing protein 6-like encodes the protein MSDLEDEIDVLGEEFARAAKFIERSHDQFEQKDLLKFYGFYKQATSGKCNVSKPGIFNISGRAKWSAWNELGDMTKELAMKGYIRHLNGLKPQWDQSDDSGDGFKPKEASWVSVSTFAQEEDVLGADEKTVIDFIKEGNVEEVRKAVTSNEIEPIVNELDDEGLGLIHWAADRGNVDILRLIIQVPAVDINLQDAGGQTALHYASSCGNHNCVKLLVDSGADKTVQDDEGEMCLDVAFG